In Rahnella sikkimica, the following are encoded in one genomic region:
- a CDS encoding phosphodiesterase, giving the protein MFLAQISDMHFRSHGRMLYDFIDVNGCNAEVVSQLNALEEQPDAVVITGDIVNCGLPQEYEVARRTLGNLRYPLFIIPGNHDDKAQFLEALHPLCPQLGNDPQNMRYAIDDFPMRLLFVDSSLAGESKGYLTLETLAWLEGQLEQGGDKPTAVFMHHPPVKVGSAQMDAISCENGDQLLALIDRFPSLVRVFCGHTHRLIFTQYKQAIITTIPGTVHQVPYYHHNPAPFYNLEPAACVMHRLVDKTGLVSYLHPLSQYPGPYLYDAQISCPVDD; this is encoded by the coding sequence ATGTTTTTAGCTCAGATCTCTGACATGCACTTTCGCAGCCACGGCCGAATGTTGTATGACTTTATCGACGTAAACGGCTGTAACGCCGAAGTGGTCAGCCAGCTGAATGCGCTGGAAGAACAACCGGATGCAGTGGTGATCACCGGCGATATCGTTAACTGCGGCCTGCCACAGGAATATGAAGTGGCGCGCCGCACGCTGGGCAATCTGCGTTATCCGCTGTTTATCATTCCGGGCAATCACGATGACAAAGCGCAGTTTCTGGAAGCGCTTCATCCGCTGTGCCCTCAGCTCGGAAACGACCCGCAAAACATGCGTTACGCCATCGACGATTTCCCGATGCGTCTGCTGTTTGTGGATTCCAGCCTGGCCGGTGAATCGAAAGGTTATCTGACACTGGAAACGCTGGCGTGGCTGGAAGGCCAGCTGGAGCAGGGCGGTGACAAACCGACGGCGGTGTTTATGCACCATCCGCCGGTCAAAGTCGGTTCCGCGCAAATGGACGCGATTTCCTGTGAAAATGGTGACCAGTTGCTGGCGCTGATTGATCGTTTCCCGTCGCTGGTTCGCGTGTTCTGCGGCCATACGCACCGCCTGATTTTCACCCAGTACAAGCAGGCGATCATCACCACCATTCCCGGCACCGTGCACCAGGTTCCGTACTATCACCACAATCCGGCACCGTTCTATAACCTCGAACCGGCAGCCTGCGTGATGCACCGTCTGGTGGATAAAACCGGGCTGGTCAGTTATCTGCATCCGCTGTCGCAATATCCGGGGCCGTACCTTTACGACGCGCAAATCAGTTGCCCGGTGGATGATTAA
- a CDS encoding carbohydrate ABC transporter permease, with product MSVETLMTQKSRAVPRSSGLLLRGARRSTLPVLLLCAAFLWMAPFLWMLSSAFSESSFGPDMASLLPRFPLTLQNFRDAWDSADWLRLYANTIFFSFGTFLVQLVTITTAGYVFAYHEFRGKQTLFYLLLIQLMIMPVIMMVPNMMILKQFGLLNTLTGVMMPYFASAFGVFLMRQAFLSIPREIEEAALMEGCRWWQVVFRVLIPMSWPAILAFATVSITYHWNEYLWPLMVLNDPDKQVLTVGLVSFAMGAESGGQWGLITAGTLMVCLPLMLAFIIFQKQFLKSFGFSGIK from the coding sequence ATGAGCGTTGAAACATTGATGACTCAAAAATCACGCGCCGTACCGCGTTCTTCCGGGCTGCTGCTGCGCGGTGCCCGTCGTTCGACGTTGCCGGTTCTGCTGCTCTGCGCCGCCTTTCTGTGGATGGCTCCGTTCCTGTGGATGCTGTCGTCGGCTTTCAGTGAAAGCAGCTTCGGGCCGGATATGGCCTCGCTGTTGCCGCGTTTCCCGCTGACGCTGCAAAACTTCCGTGATGCCTGGGACAGCGCCGACTGGCTGCGGCTTTACGCCAACACCATTTTCTTCTCGTTCGGCACGTTTCTGGTTCAGCTGGTAACGATTACCACCGCCGGTTACGTCTTCGCGTATCACGAATTTCGCGGCAAACAGACGCTGTTCTACCTGCTGCTTATCCAGCTGATGATCATGCCGGTCATCATGATGGTGCCGAACATGATGATCCTCAAACAGTTCGGGCTGCTCAACACATTGACCGGCGTGATGATGCCGTACTTCGCGTCGGCATTTGGCGTGTTCCTGATGCGTCAGGCATTTCTCAGTATCCCGCGTGAAATTGAAGAGGCCGCGCTGATGGAAGGCTGCCGCTGGTGGCAGGTGGTATTCCGCGTGCTGATCCCGATGTCATGGCCCGCCATTCTCGCTTTCGCGACGGTCAGCATTACCTATCACTGGAACGAATATCTCTGGCCGCTGATGGTGCTGAACGACCCGGACAAACAGGTGCTCACCGTCGGGCTGGTGTCCTTCGCGATGGGCGCGGAATCCGGCGGCCAGTGGGGATTAATTACTGCCGGAACGCTGATGGTGTGCCTGCCGCTGATGCTGGCGTTCATTATTTTTCAGAAACAGTTCCTGAAAAGCTTCGGTTTTTCGGGGATTAAATAA